From a single Eubalaena glacialis isolate mEubGla1 chromosome 15, mEubGla1.1.hap2.+ XY, whole genome shotgun sequence genomic region:
- the TMEM200C gene encoding transmembrane protein 200C has translation MIATGGLLRISARKQDPLHPPSQVPKRKRKARKRRKNDVVVVKGKLKLCSVSGLIALCGILVLLVGIALAVVGYWPKANGTNREGGKQLPPAGSGHRVPTMTNSSSSGSRNRSRTHPGPPAGVTASSVGAPRSTPPARSPAPSSSSSTSVGFFFRIFSGYLHSDKLKVFGPLIMGIGIFLFICANAVLHENRDKKTKIINLRDLYSTVIDVHSLRAKDLAAAAATAAAAAAASSSSAPASAPPGAAPLNGFLSYVQSRGLELKPGGCGGAGDAFGATAMLGRGAWPHPAALGGGGARGAASPPDLASSPRRPREPQSLAEAVYSIYRERSGVAGRRRAAAAASSSSSPAPCSPPESWGRQSTASSLVGSSLSAFALLPLPGDRDGDGDAAGASRGWQRPPGERGSREIPRGELDLSLTDLRGARGGARWSPREPEEPAGAAAARTARGQGGRLPRTGRYAALRRRSTSGLPDYRAPSSPEPSPASRSADLDSSVPAPAASPEPPLRRERSPPAGPDSPSSQSDDPSCSNKGYTPLREAGTSLESVVDPVAGESPDGEATTSPGAEQSPPEGPGQEPIAGEPPQRVQRQFTNEEKLFMISRSHAPGVEDGELETTVI, from the coding sequence ATGATCGCCACCGGCGGCCTGCTGAGGATTTCCGCCAGAAAGCAGGATCCCCTCCACCCCCCGAGCCAGGTTCCCAAGCGCAAGCGGAAAGCCAGGAAGAGGCGCAAGAACGACGTGGTGGTGGTGAAAGGCAAGCTGAAGCTGTGCTCCGTCTCCGGGCTCATTGCCCTCTGCGGGATCCTGGTGCTGCTGGTGGGCATAGCCTTGGCGGTGGTGGGCTACTGGCCCAAGGCCAACGGGACCAATAGGGAGGGGGGTAAGCAGCTGCCGCCCGCGGGCAGCGGCCACCGCGTCCCCACCATGACCAACAGCAGCAGTAGTGGCAGCAGAAACCGGTCCAGGACGCACCCGGGGCCTCCGGCGGGTGTCACCGCCAGTTCCGTGGGCGCGCCCAGGAGCACGCCTCCAGCACGGTCCCCCGCGCCCTCTTCGTCCTCCTCTACGTCCGTGGGCTTCTTCTTCCGCATCTTCTCCGGCTACCTGCACTCGGACAAGCTCAAGGTCTTTGGGCCCCTCATCATGGGCATCGGCATCTTCCTCTTCATCTGCGCCAACGCAGTGCTCCATGAGAACCGGGACAAGAAGACCAAGATCATCAACCTGCGGGACCTCTACTCCACTGTCATCGACGTGCACAGCCTCCGCGCCAAAGACCTGGCGGCCGCCGCGGCtactgccgccgccgccgccgccgcctcctcgtCCTCCGCCCCCGCCTCGGCGCCCCCAGGGGCCGCGCCGCTCAACGGCTTCCTCAGCTACGTGCAGTCGCGGGGCCTGGAGCTGAAGCCCGGAGGCTGCGGCGGCGCCGGGGACGCCTTCGGGGCGACGGCGATGCTGGGCAGGGGTGCGTGGCCCCACCCCGCGGcgctgggcgggggcggggcccggggcgCCGCGTCCCCCCCAGACCTGGCCTCGTCCCCGCGCCGCCCGCGGGAGCCCCAGAGCCTGGCGGAGGCCGTGTACAGCATCTACCGCGAGCGCTCCGGCGTGGCCGGCCGTCGCCGGGCCGCCGCGGccgccagcagcagcagcagcccggCGCCCTGCAGCCCCCCCGAGAGCTGGGGGCGCCAGAGCACCGCCAGCTCCCTCGTGGGCTCCTCGCTGAGCGCCTTCGCGCTGCTGCCCCTGCCGGGGGACCGCGACGGGGACGGGGACGcagcgggcgcgagccgcggctggcAGCGGCCGCCCGGGGAGCGCGGCTCCCGGGAGATCCCGCGGGGCGAGCTCGACCTGAGCTTGACCGACCTCCGCGGCGCCCGGGGCGGCGCGCGCTGGTCGCCCCGCGAGCCGGAGGAGCCGGCGGGCGCGGCGGCCGCGCGCACCGCCAGGGGGCAGGGTGGCCGCCTGCCCAGGACCGGCAGGTACGCGGCCCTGCGACGCCGCAGCACCAGCGGGCTCCCGGACTACCGGGCGCCCTCGTCCCCCGAGCCCTCGCCCGCCTCGCGCAGCGCGGACCTGGACTCGAGCGTCCCGGCCCCAGCTGCCTCCCCCGAGCCCCCGCTTCGGCGGGAGCGCTCGCCCCCCGCCGGGCCGGACTCGCCGAGCTCCCAGTCGGATGACCCGTCCTGTAGCAATAAGGGCTACACCCCCCTGCGGGAGGCCGGCACCTCCCTGGAGTCGGTGGTGGACCCGGTGGCTGGTGAAAGTCCAGACGGTGAGGCCACCACCTCCCCGGGGGCGGAGCAGAGCCCTCCGGAGGGTCCCGGCCAGGAGCCCATAGCGGGCGAGCCCCCCCAGCGGGTGCAGAGGCAGTTTACAAACGAGGAGAAACTCTTCATGATTTCCCGATCTCATGCCCCAGGGGTCGAGGACGGAGAACTGGAAACTACTGTCATTTAG